The window GAATCAATTCCAGATAAAAATGATTACATCTCACATTCACAAATGCGATTGGCGATTTAATCACTAATTACTGAAAAATCTATGCATACATAATCAAACACTTCACTGTTTGCGCGGCAGCCTTTTCAGCTATAAATGGAATTATGCATTAGATTAATTCAGTATCTTAAGTTACCACCTAGTTAATGTTGTGTTTTGTGTATCAAATCATTATCGTAACAATTATTTGTTGGGCACACACCGAATTAAAGTCTCAGCTGTAAGCACGCGTCAAACTTTTCTTTCTTCGTGATTCATGTTCATTAGCCATCCTCTTTTGGAGGGGTAAACCAAcctataagaatatataacaaCATAATACCATGTATATAGATATTTCAGAAACAAGTATTTCAGAAAGAGATGGAAAAACATACGTCAAAAGTAAAAGATTAAGAGCCACGTGATACAAAGATTTACTAACATAACAGAATCTTATAGGATTGCATCGTTAAATCCCAAGTTAGGAATGcaaatagtaatataacgtataaataacGACGTTATATTaatggaaaaaaaaaaaaaaaaaaaaaaaaacgaaaaaggaaaggaaaaagtgGAGCAGCATATGTTTCTAAAATTATTGTCCTTCCCAAATTATTTCAGCCAATATTGTTAAAGAAACGCGCATTaaaaaacatattatataataacgataatGAAAAATTCATCATTTAAATAACGCTAAACATTAAACTCATCATCTTCTCATCGAATATTCTTCCTATTGCAAAAGTTTGACAAACAAGATGAAATGAGAAATAAAATGACCGTCTTACCATTTTTTTCATGTATTTGTACAAGAGACTTGAATGACTGTTGTGCACGGGCTAGACTGTATTGACCTTGACCACACACTTTGCTAGCACTACCTGGTCCTTGAAATTGTATGCGTGCTTTTCCCTTTACTAGTGTTGCTGAAATCTGCATGATGACTGCTTCCACTGTATAGGCTGAACTCCAACCTTGTTTCGTTAAGAGTTCCATGCAAATTGCACCTCCTATAAGGACGTAACCACCAGAGATCATGGGATGCACGACTCTGACAAATGGGGGTTCGAATGGGTAAGTTTCCTGCAATCACAAGAAtagagaattttttcttaattttacaaaatcaaTAACCTAAATATCAATATCATGCGAATTAACAAAATTTCCAAAGTATTTACCAAACTACATTGATATCATATGTAATTAAAACATCAAGATATAATAAACAGATTCTTAAAAGTGACGATGTATTACTTATTATCTAAAACACAACTAGAATCAATAATTTTGATTTACACAAAATTCATACAATAAAAACGCCTGCAAATTAATGACATACCTTAAAAAGCATGTTAAGGAGAATACTGTCTTTGCCTTCCTTTTCTTTTAGAAGTATGAGATCGCTGTGTAAAGGTGAATCAGGATCAACACACATCAGCCTGACATTCCATTCATACAAACTGTCATTTACTAATTCTATGCTGTACATTCCTACAACAAATTTAAGTAAATACTTGAATATGTCAATAAATCtgcattttcattttataatatgATTATTAAGCTGTCTTAATACAACTATAGAATGAAAAACATGTGACTACCTTTTTTGAAACTGTCACTCCGATAAATGTCGCGCAATTCTTTCATAAGTCTGTCTGTGGCTTGCACACTGCCACAGACAGATCCTTTTAAGTAATCTTGTCTTTGATTTTGTCTCAACCTTTCTAACGTTGCAAGATGTTCCAATTCTATTTCTTCACCCTTAAAAATTCAATTCGTATCAGTATAAACCAATACAAGTATAATCTACGTATTAAAACAATTATCTtatttaatattactttatttacCTTACTCTTTGCATTGGCATCCCCTTCGTCCATATCTAAATGTAGATCTTCTTCCGCATCGCTTTCTTCATCATCATCAATATCTTCTACATCTTCAGCTTCCATCCTTTGTGCCGCTGCTTCGTTCGATCCTCCTAAACGTAACGGATCCAAAGCTGTCCTTAACCGTTCAACATCGGGTGGTTCAGGTAATGAGTGGAGTCTACATAATTCTTTCAAGAGAATCCCAACTTGATTAATGACATGGTTGTCACGGCCTGTAGTAGTACTTAAAATTTGTACCGCATTTGTAACACTTGTTTCCTCTGATTCCGCAAACCAAACTGGTGGTGTAGAAGGATAGGTTTCCTATGACATTCATTAGAGTTCATATAATCACTTTATAGAGCAAAACCGCAATAatcataatttaatttttataatatgtaatatatgtaatGATATATTACTTTACATAATATTGAATAACAataatgaatatttatataacatatttctataaacttgatatttttcaatattgcaaTTAACTACATTATTCAAAATATGTTATAATTTTCCTCAACGTAGTTCATTTGTTATTTCAACTAAAACAGAAAATTgtctaaatataaaatgaactactactaCTTTAAAATATGTGTACAATAATAAAATCCtctaacaaattaaaaaatatgtttaccAATTGTTATGCATATAAAAATTACTGATAAAAATTAGTTACTTAATTGGATGTTTAAAGCTGACTcataaagtagaaaatattttaagattctaaaaaaaaaaaactgtagtAAAAAAGATAATGGACATGAAAATTCTTAAATTGTAAAATAGTTGTGTTCGACGATAATTCGTGAAATAAAAGATTACATTAAAAAGCAACTATAATACACGGCGAATGTTTATCGCGGTCGTATACACGATATTTAAATATGGATTTATCGGCAATTGCAGTTAGCTCAGCGTCGGTGCACGTCCATGCATGTGCGTAACAGAAATCACATATTATTAATTAGCAATACCAGACCATATTTTCTCAATGAAACAAATGAACAAAAATTATCAATTTTGTAACAAACGAATAGAtaaaacaagaacaataatgcGTTTCGCTAATATCTATTTGAATCAAATTTTTAAGTCCAACATTTGTTTTGATACACGCAAGATGAGAAGATAGGTTTGAATACGCTCGAATTGTAAAAACgctaaataattttattcacaATCGACCTTTAATGAAAGAAAAGACAACTATTATAAATTTCGACTTGCATTCGGAGCTCCATAACAAAAGAAACACagagcgaaaattttttttaaacacaCGCGATTATACGCGATGACTTATTGTTTACACAGGCTGATAATAAACTTTCTGCATGGATCCGAATCTAAAATTAATCGCTACAAATTAATGAACTCGACTCTAAATAACATAAACCGCTATATAGtaaggaataaacaattatttacTTTTAGCATTGATATGTTAACTATCATAATTTCGGAGTAGTCAAATGAAAATTGAAagtaatttcataataaaaaagcGAACGATGATGGCAACGATGGTAAGAGGAACGTACATACATGGATATGCTCATTGTTATCTAatttatctataaatattatCTGGCGTACACAAAATTAGTAAGTAGTTTGGTAATCGTGATATAACTGTCTAAATGACACCGATTCTAAACGAATGACTTGTTTGTTGGAAATTGCAAACACAAAAATGGACAGAGAGAACAGATACCATTACGAGGGGCTTACCCTCTATTTGTGACATACATTGACCTCTAGCGCAATATTAATTCATCTGAAAATCTCCACGGAAACTAGCTGATTGAGGTGAGAAAGGATCGATCGTAACTACAACAAAACGTACAGAACAATAAGAAACTATGGAGAGGACAATGCGTACATGATAGACACGGTATACGTGCTCCCGAGCATGGCTCTTGTCAAAAGCCTCAAATAACAACACGACTGTTATTGTTTCTTTGTCCGATCGGTCGTAGACAGCGACGAAACTTAACACGCTAtccatataaaaatgaaaatactgTCGATTGTTCCGAATCGATTTACTGTCTCAAATCGCATCCATGCTTGGTACACTTACTGTAATATTGGCGTGTATTTCGtatttcttcccatttttaccGACGAACCTGCAGCTGAG of the Bombus affinis isolate iyBomAffi1 chromosome 6, iyBomAffi1.2, whole genome shotgun sequence genome contains:
- the LOC126917748 gene encoding ubiquitin-conjugating enzyme E2 Q2 isoform X1, whose protein sequence is MACLNTLKQEIKTLESVFPKSHERFQIMSASVDELSCRFVGKNGKKYEIHANITETYPSTPPVWFAESEETSVTNAVQILSTTTGRDNHVINQVGILLKELCRLHSLPEPPDVERLRTALDPLRLGGSNEAAAQRMEAEDVEDIDDDEESDAEEDLHLDMDEGDANAKSKGEEIELEHLATLERLRQNQRQDYLKGSVCGSVQATDRLMKELRDIYRSDSFKKGMYSIELVNDSLYEWNVRLMCVDPDSPLHSDLILLKEKEGKDSILLNMLFKETYPFEPPFVRVVHPMISGGYVLIGGAICMELLTKQGWSSAYTVEAVIMQISATLVKGKARIQFQGPGSASKVCGQGQYSLARAQQSFKSLVQIHEKNGWFTPPKEDG
- the LOC126917748 gene encoding ubiquitin-conjugating enzyme E2 Q2 isoform X2; this encodes MDSVLSFVAVYDRSDKETITVVLLFEAFDKSHAREHVYRVYHETYPSTPPVWFAESEETSVTNAVQILSTTTGRDNHVINQVGILLKELCRLHSLPEPPDVERLRTALDPLRLGGSNEAAAQRMEAEDVEDIDDDEESDAEEDLHLDMDEGDANAKSKGEEIELEHLATLERLRQNQRQDYLKGSVCGSVQATDRLMKELRDIYRSDSFKKGMYSIELVNDSLYEWNVRLMCVDPDSPLHSDLILLKEKEGKDSILLNMLFKETYPFEPPFVRVVHPMISGGYVLIGGAICMELLTKQGWSSAYTVEAVIMQISATLVKGKARIQFQGPGSASKVCGQGQYSLARAQQSFKSLVQIHEKNGWFTPPKEDG